Part of the Fibrobacter sp. UWH4 genome is shown below.
GGGCAAAAGATTGCCGAGTTCGAAGGAGTATAATCATGGGTCTGAAGTCTTATCGCCCGCTTACCCCGACGCTGCGCTACAAGCAGATTGGTGACCGCAAGGAAATCACTGCGGACAAGCCGTACAAGCCGCTCACCGAAGGCATCAAGCGTAGCTCCGGCCGTAACAACGCCGGTGAAATCACCTCCCGCCGTCGCGGTGGTGGTCACAAGAAACTGTATCGTATCATCGACTTCAAGCGCAAGTTCGCAGGCATCCCCTGCACGGTTGAAACGATCGAATACGATCCGAACCGTTCCGCTCGTATCGCCCTGGTCAAGTACCAGAACGGCAAGCGCTGCTACATCATCGCCCCGGCCGAAATCAAGGTCGGTGACGTGCTGAATTCCGGCGAAGGTGCCGAATTCCGCGTGGGTAACGCTATTCCGCTCCGCGATATTCCGCTGAACACCATTATCCACAACATCGAAATGAAACCGGGCAAGGGTGCCCAGATCGCCCGTTCCGCCGGTGCCGGTGCAGAACTGGTTGCCAAGGACGGAAAGCTCTGCCAGGTCAAGCTCCCGAGTGGCGAAGTTCGCTACATTCCGGAAGAATGCCTCGCAGTCGTCGGTCAGGTTTCCAATATCGATCACATGAATGAATCCTCGGGTTCTGCTGGCCGCTCTCGCTGGCTCGGTATTCGCCCGTCCGTCCGTGGTGTCGTTATGAACCCGGTCGATCACCCCCTTGGTGGTGGTGAAGGTCGTACCTCTGGTGGTCGTCATCCGTGCTCTCCTTGGGGTAAGAACTCTAAGGGTGCCAAAACTCGTAACAATAAGCGTACCGATAAGTTTATCGTACGTCGTCGTCAGAAGAGGGCCTAATTCATGTCCAGATCCCTTAAAAAAGGCGCTTTCGTGGATTCCCACGTTTTGAGCAAAGCCCAGGCGATGGCCGGTTCCGACAAGAAACAGGCTATCAAGACCTGGTCCCGTCGTTCCACCATCATTCCTGATATGGTCGGACTTACGTTCTCCGTCTATAACGGCAAGCAGTTCATCCCCGTCTACGTGACCGAAAACATGGTCGGCCACAAGCTGGGTGAATTCTCCATGACCCGCACTTTCCGCGGTCACCGTAAGACTGAAACCGCCGCTGGAGGAAAGAAATAATGCAAGCTGTTGCTAAAGTGAAAAACGTCCGTTACGGCGTCCGCAAGCTCCGTCGCGTTGTCGACCTGGTTCGCGGCAAGTCCGTTGCAGAAGCATTCGCAATGCTTTCTATTCTCCACACGCAGACCAAGGGTGCCCCGCTGGTCGAAAATGCTCTGAAGTCCGCTGTCGCTAACTTCAAGCAGAAGGCCGCTGGTGCCGTTGCCGCCGAAGAACTGGTCGTCAAGACCATCACTGCCGACGGTGGTACCATCATGAAGCGTATCCACCCGCGTTCCCAGGGCCGTGCTTTCCGTATCGAAAAGCCGCTCTCTCACATCACAGTCGTTGTGGCCAACAAGGAGTAATTACAATGGGTCAGAAAACTCATCCGAATGGTCTTCGTCTTGGCGTTATCCGCGGCTGGGAATCCAAGTGGTATGCCGAAGACAAGTTTGCCGATCTTCTTTATGAAGACATCGTGCTCCGTCGCTACTTGATGAAGCGTTTCGAACATGCCTCCCTCTCCAAGGTCGGCATCGAACGTACCGTCAAGAAGGTGAACGTGAACCTCTTTACCGCCCGTCCGGGTATCGTGATCGGCCGTAAGGGCGAAGAATTGGAGAAGCTCAAGGGCGAACTCCAGTTCCTCACCGGTAAAGAAATCTATATTAACGTCCAGGAAATCAAGCGTCCCGAAACGGATGCCAAGCTGGTTGCCGAAAACATTGCACGTCAGCTCGAAAAGCGTATTTCCTTCCGTCGCGCCATGAAGCGCGCCATCCAGTCCGCTATGCGCATGGGTGTGGAAGGTATCAAGGTGCAGTGCGGTGGCCGTCTCGGTGGTGCCGAAATTGCCCGCGTCGAAAAGTATGCCGAAGGCCGCGTGCCTCTGCACACTCTCCGTGCCGACATCGACTACGCTACTGCAATCGCCAAGACCGTTTATGGTGCCATCGGTATCAAGGTCTGGATCATGCACGGCGAAAAGATTGGCAAGGACGTCATGAACGATAACAAGAGAGAGAAGTAATTATGCTGAGTCCTAAAAGAACATTACATCGTAAGCAGATGAAAGGCCGCATGAAGGGCATTGCCTCCCGCGGCAATTCCATCGCCTTCGGCGAATTCGGCATTCAGGCTCTTGAAAAGTGCTGGCTGACTGCTCGTCAGATTGAAGCCGCTCGTATCGCCATGACCCGTAAGATCAAGCGCGGTGGCCGCGTCTGGATCCGCGTCTTCCCCGACAAGCCGGTTACCCGTCACCCCGCTGAAGCCCGTATGGGTAAGGGTAAGGGCGCCGTCGAATTCTGGGCAGCCGTTATCCTCCCGGGTCGCATCATTTTCGAAATGGGTGGTGTCGAACGTGAACTGGCCATGGAAGCTCTCCATGTCGCAGCACAGAAGCTCCCCCTCAAGTGCAAAATCATCGAAGAATCGGAGATCTAATGAAGGCACGTGAATTAAAGGAACTGGGCGTTGACCAGCTCAAGGAAAAACTGGCTCAGTTGAATCTCGATTTGTTCAATTACCGTATGGCTGCCAAGCTCGGTAACTTGGAAAAACCCTCTTCGATCCGCAATACCCGCAAGGATATCGCTAGGGTCAAGACCATCCTCACCGAAAAGGCCAAGGCATAAGCCGGGCAGGAGCAGGAAATGGATAGAAACCTTCGTAAGGTAAGACAGGGTGTCGTCAGCTCTGACAAGATGGACAAGACCATCACCGTCGTAGTTGAAAACCGTAAGCGTCACCCGGTGTACAACAAGATCATGACCACCACCAAGAAGCTCAAGGCTCACGATGAAAACAACGAAGCCGGCGAAGGCGACCTGGTGGAAATCATGGAAACTCGTCCGCTCTCTGCAACGAAGCGCTGGCGCCTCGTTCGCATTGTAGCTAAGAAGAAATAATCGTTTTGGAGTAAGGCGAATATGATTCAAGAAGAAACCAGACTCGTCGTGGCCGATAACAGTGGAGCCAAGGAAGTCGCCTGCATCCGCGTTTTGGGTGGCACCAACCGTCGCTATGCCAGCATCGGTGATGTCATCAAGGTTGCCGTCAAGGACGCAATCCCCCAGAGCAAGGTGAAGAAGGGTTCCGTAGCTGACGCCGTCGTCGTTCGCACGCGCAAGGAAATCGCACGTCCGGATGGAACGTTCATCCGTTTCTCGGACAATGCCGTGGTTCTCATCAACAAGGATGGTGAACCCCGTGGAACCCGTATTTTTGGACCGGTGGCTCGTGAGCTCCGCGACAAGAAATACATGAAGATCATCTCCCTCGCACCTGAGGTTCTCTAATGGCAAACATCAAGAAGAATGATAACGTCAAGGTGATTTCCGGTGCCAACAAGGGCAAGACCGGCACCGTGATTAGTGTCAAGGATGGCAAGGTGACCGTTTCGGGCGTGAACGTCCGCAAGCGTCATGAAAAGCCGTCCCAGACCAATCAGACGGGTGGCATCATCGAAAAGGAACTGCCGATCGACATTTCCAACGTGATGCTTCTCGAAGGCAACACTCCTGTCCGTACACGTATCGTGCGCGAAGCCGGCAAGAAGGCTTCCCGCGTGAGCGTCAAGTCCGGCAAGGCTATCTAGAGGTAACACATGAACCAGATGAAGCAATTTTATCTCGAAAAAGTCGTTCCGGCCTTGCAGCAGAAGTTTGCTTACAAGAACGTGATGGAAATTCCCCGCCTCCAGAAGATCGTGCTCAACATGGGTGTCGGCGCTGCCGCCTCTAACCGCAAGATCCTGGATGAAGCCGTCGATACCCTGACCGCCATTACCGGTCAGAAGGCCGTCGTCACCAACGCCAAGAAGGCTATCGCCCAGTTCCACCTGCGCGAAGGCATTGGCATCGGTGCCAAGGTCACCCTGCACGGCGACAACATGTGGGACTTCCTCTTCCGTCTCATCAACATCGACCTTCCGCGTGTCCGTGACTTCCGTGGTCTCGCACGCCGTGGCTTTGATGGCATGGGTAACTTCACCCTCGGCATCAAGGAACAGACCATCTTTGTTGAAATCGACATTGACAAGATTTCTCGTACTTTCGGTATGGACATCTCCTTCGTGACCTCTGCAAAGACGGACGACGAAGGCCGCGCCCTGCTTGAAGAACTTGGACTCCCCTTCAGGAAGTAAGGTAATACCATGGCAAGCAAAAGAATGATTGAAAAATGCAAGCGTACTCCGAAGTATACCGTTCGTGGGTACAACCGTTGCAAGCGTTGCGGTAGGCCGCACGCCTTTATGCGCCGCTTTGGCCTTTGCCGTATTTGCTTCCGCGAAATGGCACTCGCCGGCGAAATCCCCGGTATCACAAAGTCGTCTTGGTAAGGAGAGTATACTCATGGCAATGACAGATCCTATCGCCGATATGCTCACCCGTATCCGCAATGCCGCTTCGGCAAAGCTCCCCGTGGTGGACATTCCTGCCAGCAACTTGAAGCGTGAAATCGCTCGCGTGTTGCAGGAAAAAGGTTTCATTAAAAAGTTCGTCGTCGTCGATGACGGTAAGCAGGGCGTTCTCAAGGTCCTCCTCCGTTACACGAAGGGCGAATCCGCAATCCAGGGCATCCAGCGCATTTCGTCGCCTGGTCTGCGTCACTACGTTGACGCCGCCAAGCTTCCGCGCGTCCGTAACGGCCTTGGCTATGCTATCATCTCCACATCTAAAGGCGTGATGACCGACCACGAAGCCCGCAAGGAAAACGTGGGTGGTGAAGTCATCGCAAAGGTATGGTAAAGATGTCCCGTATCGGTAAAGCTATTATCAATATCCCGGCCGGCGTGAAAGTCGCCGTCAATGGTCAGAACATCAAGGTTGAAGGTCCTCTCGGCAAGCTCG
Proteins encoded:
- the rplB gene encoding 50S ribosomal protein L2 codes for the protein MGLKSYRPLTPTLRYKQIGDRKEITADKPYKPLTEGIKRSSGRNNAGEITSRRRGGGHKKLYRIIDFKRKFAGIPCTVETIEYDPNRSARIALVKYQNGKRCYIIAPAEIKVGDVLNSGEGAEFRVGNAIPLRDIPLNTIIHNIEMKPGKGAQIARSAGAGAELVAKDGKLCQVKLPSGEVRYIPEECLAVVGQVSNIDHMNESSGSAGRSRWLGIRPSVRGVVMNPVDHPLGGGEGRTSGGRHPCSPWGKNSKGAKTRNNKRTDKFIVRRRQKRA
- the rpsS gene encoding 30S ribosomal protein S19 is translated as MSRSLKKGAFVDSHVLSKAQAMAGSDKKQAIKTWSRRSTIIPDMVGLTFSVYNGKQFIPVYVTENMVGHKLGEFSMTRTFRGHRKTETAAGGKK
- the rplV gene encoding 50S ribosomal protein L22 encodes the protein MQAVAKVKNVRYGVRKLRRVVDLVRGKSVAEAFAMLSILHTQTKGAPLVENALKSAVANFKQKAAGAVAAEELVVKTITADGGTIMKRIHPRSQGRAFRIEKPLSHITVVVANKE
- the rpsC gene encoding 30S ribosomal protein S3; this translates as MGQKTHPNGLRLGVIRGWESKWYAEDKFADLLYEDIVLRRYLMKRFEHASLSKVGIERTVKKVNVNLFTARPGIVIGRKGEELEKLKGELQFLTGKEIYINVQEIKRPETDAKLVAENIARQLEKRISFRRAMKRAIQSAMRMGVEGIKVQCGGRLGGAEIARVEKYAEGRVPLHTLRADIDYATAIAKTVYGAIGIKVWIMHGEKIGKDVMNDNKREK
- the rplP gene encoding 50S ribosomal protein L16, with the translated sequence MLSPKRTLHRKQMKGRMKGIASRGNSIAFGEFGIQALEKCWLTARQIEAARIAMTRKIKRGGRVWIRVFPDKPVTRHPAEARMGKGKGAVEFWAAVILPGRIIFEMGGVERELAMEALHVAAQKLPLKCKIIEESEI
- the rpmC gene encoding 50S ribosomal protein L29, whose protein sequence is MKARELKELGVDQLKEKLAQLNLDLFNYRMAAKLGNLEKPSSIRNTRKDIARVKTILTEKAKA
- the rpsQ gene encoding 30S ribosomal protein S17; protein product: MDRNLRKVRQGVVSSDKMDKTITVVVENRKRHPVYNKIMTTTKKLKAHDENNEAGEGDLVEIMETRPLSATKRWRLVRIVAKKK
- the rplN gene encoding 50S ribosomal protein L14, producing the protein MIQEETRLVVADNSGAKEVACIRVLGGTNRRYASIGDVIKVAVKDAIPQSKVKKGSVADAVVVRTRKEIARPDGTFIRFSDNAVVLINKDGEPRGTRIFGPVARELRDKKYMKIISLAPEVL
- the rplX gene encoding 50S ribosomal protein L24 — translated: MANIKKNDNVKVISGANKGKTGTVISVKDGKVTVSGVNVRKRHEKPSQTNQTGGIIEKELPIDISNVMLLEGNTPVRTRIVREAGKKASRVSVKSGKAI
- the rplE gene encoding 50S ribosomal protein L5, whose protein sequence is MNQMKQFYLEKVVPALQQKFAYKNVMEIPRLQKIVLNMGVGAAASNRKILDEAVDTLTAITGQKAVVTNAKKAIAQFHLREGIGIGAKVTLHGDNMWDFLFRLINIDLPRVRDFRGLARRGFDGMGNFTLGIKEQTIFVEIDIDKISRTFGMDISFVTSAKTDDEGRALLEELGLPFRK
- a CDS encoding type Z 30S ribosomal protein S14; the encoded protein is MASKRMIEKCKRTPKYTVRGYNRCKRCGRPHAFMRRFGLCRICFREMALAGEIPGITKSSW
- the rpsH gene encoding 30S ribosomal protein S8 is translated as MAMTDPIADMLTRIRNAASAKLPVVDIPASNLKREIARVLQEKGFIKKFVVVDDGKQGVLKVLLRYTKGESAIQGIQRISSPGLRHYVDAAKLPRVRNGLGYAIISTSKGVMTDHEARKENVGGEVIAKVW